In a single window of the Planctomycetia bacterium genome:
- a CDS encoding thioredoxin family protein, whose translation MRRFLSCVILLASASVASAEAPFYDGSFEDACKVAREKGKVLMVDFYTTWCGPCKLLDRHTWPDQAVKNWLSERTIPLKIDADKNRPLAARYKIRSYPTMVFIRPDGSELGRTVGFQQPQTFLTNAAKAITGKNAKPAPTEEPAVKPSDNGMAKGLDKIKLARELASSGKQKEALDELLWCFDHGEELGSGFSRMRLTTVLDEIVSLGKSYSPCTEALARRRDQIEETAAKMLASVTATSSPDRGALHKVTTRVLEAAAINRVLGESKRQLALYESLNAHGEIGLAIQRMLFPDVLDLLVQQKRYDDIVNLAGDVFQRVEAKIAQYNQSSKYGSTMNQRARDNLAMYLKQQVVFESGKYYEALLGVGRYNEAQKLGRRVIQFDPSATAFTTLVQHAITVKAYDAAREMVALAEATLKSGELGLVRKLATMIPAT comes from the coding sequence ATGAGACGTTTTCTAAGTTGTGTCATCCTGCTTGCATCGGCCTCGGTCGCTTCGGCGGAGGCGCCGTTTTATGACGGGAGTTTTGAAGATGCGTGCAAGGTTGCCCGGGAGAAGGGCAAGGTCCTGATGGTGGATTTCTATACGACGTGGTGCGGCCCGTGCAAACTGCTCGACCGGCATACGTGGCCCGACCAGGCGGTGAAGAACTGGCTGAGCGAGCGGACGATTCCGCTGAAGATCGATGCGGACAAGAATCGGCCCCTGGCGGCGCGGTACAAGATTCGGTCGTATCCGACGATGGTGTTTATTCGTCCTGACGGGAGCGAGCTGGGGCGGACGGTCGGGTTTCAACAGCCGCAGACATTTCTGACCAACGCCGCCAAGGCCATCACAGGTAAAAATGCGAAGCCCGCGCCGACGGAGGAGCCCGCTGTCAAGCCGTCGGACAACGGCATGGCGAAGGGTCTGGACAAGATCAAACTGGCTCGCGAGCTTGCTTCGTCAGGCAAGCAAAAGGAGGCGCTCGACGAGCTACTGTGGTGTTTTGATCATGGCGAGGAGCTGGGATCGGGCTTCTCACGGATGCGGCTGACGACGGTACTCGACGAGATCGTGAGCCTGGGCAAGAGCTATTCGCCCTGCACCGAGGCGCTGGCCCGACGGCGCGATCAGATCGAAGAGACGGCCGCGAAAATGCTGGCCAGCGTCACAGCGACTTCCAGCCCGGATCGCGGTGCGCTGCACAAGGTGACCACGCGCGTTTTGGAGGCGGCGGCAATCAACCGCGTGTTAGGCGAGAGCAAGCGACAACTGGCGCTTTACGAGTCGCTCAACGCCCACGGGGAGATCGGGCTGGCGATTCAGCGGATGCTGTTTCCCGACGTGCTCGATCTGCTGGTTCAGCAGAAGCGCTATGACGACATCGTGAATCTTGCGGGCGATGTTTTTCAGCGGGTCGAGGCGAAGATCGCCCAGTACAACCAGTCGAGCAAGTACGGCTCCACGATGAACCAGCGGGCGCGCGACAATCTCGCCATGTATCTGAAGCAGCAGGTGGTGTTTGAGTCGGGCAAGTATTACGAAGCCCTGCTGGGGGTCGGTCGTTATAACGAAGCGCAGAAGCTGGGGCGGCGGGTGATTCAGTTCGACCCGTCGGCGACGGCGTTTACGACGCTGGTTCAGCATGCCATTACGGTGAAAGCGTACGATGCGGCGCGGGAGATGGTTGCCCTGGCCGAGGCGACGCTGAAGTCGGGCGAGCTCGGGCTGGTTCGAAAACTGGCGACGATGATCCCAGCGACGTGA
- the dnaK gene encoding molecular chaperone DnaK, with translation MSKIIGIDLGTTNSVVAVMEGGQPKVLTNSLGARTTPSVVGFTDKGERLVGQIAKHQQVTNPVNTVFSIKRFMGRRHNEVGSEEKLVPYTVTGGSEELVKVKIRDKEYTPPEISAMILQDLKKTAEDYLGEKVTAAVITVPAYFGDAQRKATQEAGIIAGFDVKRVLPEPTAAALAYGMDKNKGGKLAVFDLGGGTFDISILDVGEGVFETLAINGDTHLGGDDYDQILIDHVAEEFRKQYGVDLRKDAMAHQRLKEACEKAKCELSGNMESTINLPFITADASGPKHLNMTLTRSKFEQLTEPLTERCRRPVLKAMEDAKLSPKDITEVILVGGSTRMPAVQKLCKEIFGKEPNRSINPDEAVGVGAAIQAGIIGGDVKDILVLDVTPLSLGVETLGGVLTVMIPRNTTIPTSKKEVYSTAADNQGEVTIHVLQGERQMAGDNRTLGKFNLAGIPPAPRGVPQVEVTFDIDANGILHVSAKDLGTGKEQKIRIEGSSGLSEAEVERMRKEAESHAEDDKKKRELIDARNQADQVAYQTEKTLKEHGDKVPAAERSKVEGAVSNLKEVIKNDDAGAIKRAIENVMSASQELGKIIYEEAAKASAAAGGAAPSGEGAAPGSAKKDDDVIDAEFEVKK, from the coding sequence ATGTCAAAGATCATCGGAATCGACCTCGGCACCACCAACTCGGTCGTCGCCGTCATGGAAGGGGGACAGCCCAAGGTTCTCACCAACTCTCTCGGCGCACGCACGACGCCCTCGGTCGTCGGCTTCACCGACAAGGGCGAGCGCCTCGTCGGGCAGATCGCCAAGCATCAGCAGGTGACCAACCCCGTCAACACCGTCTTCTCCATCAAGCGCTTCATGGGCCGGCGCCACAACGAAGTCGGCTCCGAGGAGAAGCTCGTGCCCTACACCGTCACCGGCGGATCGGAAGAGCTGGTCAAGGTCAAGATTCGCGACAAGGAATACACCCCGCCGGAAATCTCCGCCATGATCCTTCAGGACCTCAAGAAGACCGCGGAGGATTATCTCGGCGAGAAGGTCACCGCGGCGGTCATCACCGTCCCCGCGTACTTCGGTGATGCCCAGCGCAAGGCCACCCAGGAAGCAGGCATCATCGCCGGCTTCGACGTCAAGCGCGTCCTGCCCGAGCCGACCGCGGCGGCGCTCGCCTACGGCATGGACAAGAACAAGGGCGGCAAGCTCGCCGTCTTCGATCTCGGCGGCGGCACGTTTGATATTTCCATCCTCGACGTCGGCGAAGGCGTCTTTGAGACCCTCGCCATCAACGGCGACACCCATCTCGGCGGCGATGACTACGACCAGATTCTCATCGACCACGTCGCCGAGGAGTTCCGCAAGCAGTACGGCGTCGATCTCCGCAAGGACGCGATGGCCCATCAGCGCCTCAAGGAGGCCTGCGAAAAGGCCAAGTGCGAGCTGTCCGGCAACATGGAATCGACCATCAACCTGCCGTTCATCACCGCCGACGCCAGCGGCCCCAAGCACCTGAACATGACCCTCACCCGCTCGAAGTTCGAGCAGCTCACTGAGCCGCTCACCGAGCGCTGCCGTCGGCCGGTCCTCAAGGCGATGGAAGATGCCAAGCTCAGCCCCAAGGACATCACCGAGGTCATCCTCGTCGGCGGCAGCACCCGCATGCCCGCCGTCCAGAAGCTCTGCAAGGAGATCTTCGGCAAGGAGCCGAACCGCAGCATCAACCCGGACGAGGCCGTCGGCGTCGGCGCCGCCATTCAGGCCGGCATCATCGGCGGAGACGTCAAGGACATCCTCGTCCTCGATGTCACCCCTCTGTCACTCGGCGTCGAGACCCTCGGCGGCGTCCTGACCGTCATGATCCCGCGCAATACGACCATCCCTACCAGCAAGAAGGAGGTCTATTCCACCGCCGCGGATAACCAGGGCGAAGTGACCATCCACGTCCTCCAGGGCGAGCGCCAGATGGCGGGCGACAACCGCACCCTCGGCAAGTTCAACCTCGCCGGCATTCCACCGGCCCCGCGCGGCGTGCCCCAGGTCGAGGTCACCTTTGATATCGACGCCAACGGCATCCTGCACGTATCCGCCAAGGACCTCGGCACTGGTAAGGAGCAGAAGATCCGCATCGAGGGTTCGTCGGGCCTGTCCGAGGCCGAAGTCGAGCGGATGCGCAAGGAGGCCGAGAGCCACGCCGAGGACGACAAGAAGAAGCGAGAGCTCATCGACGCCCGCAACCAGGCCGATCAGGTCGCCTACCAGACCGAAAAGACCCTCAAGGAGCACGGCGACAAGGTCCCGGCAGCCGAGCGCAGCAAGGTCGAAGGCGCGGTCAGCAACCTCAAGGAGGTCATCAAGAACGACGACGCCGGCGCGATCAAGCGCGCAATAGAAAACGTCATGTCCGCGTCGCAGGAACTCGGCAAGATCATCTACGAGGAAGCGGCCAAGGCCTCCGCAGCGGCAGGAGGCGCCGCCCCCAGCGGCGAAGGCGCCGCCCCCGGCAGCGCGAAGAAGGACGACGACGTGATTGATGCGGAGTTCGAGGTGAAGAAGTAA
- a CDS encoding glycosyltransferase family 39 protein, producing the protein MPVVPAWMWILLAALAIHVNGAANLACLSRDGVQFVTYAKRLAVEPLAVMRDTTKQPGYPALMLAVNRITINSFYKDHPIIWQGCGQFVAICGGAAACLLIYFLGRRLFGDTRIALVAGLMACAWPQGAMLGADVLSDMPHLALFLAAMVIGLSAMDRMSLPRFAACGAVAGLAYLVRQEALGLVTAMAICALWPSATERWARRVAGVACMAGAFAVIAAPHSIATGRVMPNKSLDELMFGREAAAVRSSTGDTHETGRPEIDATTSTRAATLRQSAVFAHQVAWYMAPARMVEEWCKSGRYVLSTLALIALILKTAPRPESRGTRLVVVAIALQLVAVQLRVKSYGEISSRYLLIPAALTIPWAAAGMSALVTMIAAALARGAGQTEADPTILARRRIRSLWLSASLVVFVPLVYYATMQINADKAPYKLAGWWLRSNTKRADRVHAHDRLEQVMFYAGRTWPETTWIHGDDGRTEPSLDRLDGIIRETMPDYVVDARRSRDGDKAAQDAYFEQLSSGDSDSLEVIWKSGAANHEVIVMRERQAAEAAEDKPTSE; encoded by the coding sequence GTGCCCGTCGTTCCGGCGTGGATGTGGATTCTCCTTGCCGCGCTGGCGATTCACGTTAATGGCGCGGCCAATCTCGCCTGTCTGAGCAGAGACGGGGTGCAATTCGTCACCTATGCGAAGAGACTGGCCGTCGAGCCGCTGGCGGTCATGCGCGACACGACCAAGCAGCCGGGCTATCCGGCGCTGATGCTGGCGGTCAACCGGATCACGATCAATTCGTTCTACAAGGATCACCCGATCATCTGGCAGGGGTGCGGGCAGTTTGTCGCAATTTGCGGCGGGGCGGCGGCGTGCTTGTTGATCTACTTCCTCGGGCGGCGGTTGTTTGGTGACACGCGGATCGCACTCGTCGCCGGGCTGATGGCGTGCGCCTGGCCGCAGGGGGCGATGCTGGGCGCGGATGTGCTTTCGGACATGCCGCACCTGGCGCTATTTCTGGCGGCGATGGTCATCGGTCTGTCGGCGATGGATCGGATGTCGCTACCGCGCTTTGCCGCCTGCGGAGCGGTGGCCGGCCTGGCGTACCTCGTGCGACAGGAGGCGCTGGGGCTGGTCACCGCGATGGCGATCTGCGCGCTGTGGCCCAGTGCAACGGAGCGATGGGCCCGGCGCGTCGCGGGGGTGGCGTGCATGGCCGGGGCGTTTGCAGTCATCGCCGCGCCGCACTCCATCGCCACGGGCAGGGTCATGCCGAACAAGAGCCTCGATGAATTGATGTTTGGCAGAGAGGCCGCGGCTGTGCGATCCTCGACGGGGGACACGCATGAGACCGGGCGACCGGAGATCGACGCCACGACGTCGACACGCGCGGCGACTCTGCGGCAGTCGGCGGTCTTCGCGCACCAGGTCGCGTGGTACATGGCCCCGGCGCGGATGGTCGAGGAGTGGTGCAAGAGCGGTCGATACGTCCTCTCGACGCTGGCGCTGATTGCCTTGATTCTCAAGACGGCGCCGCGTCCGGAGTCGCGCGGTACCCGACTGGTGGTGGTCGCCATCGCGCTGCAACTCGTCGCCGTGCAGCTTCGGGTGAAGTCGTACGGCGAGATCAGCTCGCGCTATCTGCTGATTCCCGCGGCGCTGACGATTCCGTGGGCCGCGGCGGGCATGAGCGCGCTGGTGACGATGATCGCGGCCGCGCTGGCCCGAGGAGCCGGTCAAACAGAGGCGGACCCGACGATCCTGGCGCGACGCCGGATTCGCAGCCTCTGGCTCTCGGCATCGCTCGTCGTCTTCGTGCCGCTGGTTTATTACGCGACGATGCAGATCAACGCCGACAAGGCGCCCTACAAGCTCGCGGGCTGGTGGCTGCGATCGAACACCAAACGCGCCGACCGGGTCCATGCCCACGATCGACTTGAGCAGGTCATGTTCTACGCGGGGCGAACGTGGCCGGAGACGACGTGGATTCATGGGGACGACGGTCGCACCGAGCCATCTCTGGATCGCCTGGATGGGATCATCCGCGAGACGATGCCGGACTATGTGGTTGATGCCCGACGAAGCCGCGACGGCGACAAAGCGGCGCAGGACGCCTACTTCGAGCAGCTTTCGAGCGGAGATTCAGACTCACTGGAGGTAATCTGGAAAAGCGGCGCGGCGAATCACGAAGTGATCGTGATGCGCGAGAGACAGGCGGCGGAAGCGGCGGAAGACAAGCCCACCAGCGAGTAG
- the fsa gene encoding fructose-6-phosphate aldolase — MKFFLDTANLDEIKAGAALGMVDGVTTNPSLVAKEGKDFKTLVGQICEIISGPVSAEVVSTECDAMIKEARELTKIAPNIIVKLPTIPEGVKALKICTAEGIKTNLTLIFQPIQALIVAKGGATFCSPFLGRLDDIGQDGMVLIEEIRQIYDNYGFATEILAASLRHPLHVAQAAKAGADISTMPYSVFDKLLKHPLTDIGLEKFLSDWKKSKA; from the coding sequence ATGAAATTTTTCCTCGATACCGCGAATCTGGACGAGATCAAGGCCGGCGCCGCACTCGGCATGGTCGACGGCGTCACGACAAATCCCAGCCTCGTGGCCAAGGAGGGCAAGGACTTCAAAACTCTCGTCGGCCAGATTTGCGAGATCATCAGCGGGCCCGTCTCGGCGGAGGTCGTTTCCACCGAATGCGACGCCATGATCAAAGAGGCGCGCGAACTGACCAAGATCGCCCCCAACATTATCGTGAAGCTGCCGACGATCCCTGAAGGCGTGAAGGCCCTGAAGATCTGCACCGCCGAGGGCATCAAGACCAACCTGACCCTGATCTTTCAGCCGATTCAGGCGCTCATCGTCGCCAAGGGCGGCGCGACCTTCTGCTCGCCGTTTCTCGGCCGCCTCGATGACATCGGTCAGGACGGCATGGTGCTCATCGAGGAGATTCGCCAGATCTACGACAACTACGGCTTTGCAACCGAGATTCTCGCGGCCAGTCTGCGGCACCCGCTGCACGTCGCCCAGGCCGCCAAGGCCGGCGCCGACATCAGCACCATGCCGTACAGCGTCTTCGACAAACTGCTCAAGCATCCGCTGACCGACATTGGATTGGAGAAGTTCTTGTCGGACTGGAAGAAGTCAAAGGCCTAA
- the mutM gene encoding bifunctional DNA-formamidopyrimidine glycosylase/DNA-(apurinic or apyrimidinic site) lyase, whose amino-acid sequence MPELPEVQTVVTQLAGRLPGATIARVLLGRRDIVHSGHRILTREAVGGKIESVSRIGKRIVIQLFGGAEIVVHLGMTGRLTVEPIDDVLAPHTHLRVRFIGRMDELRFRDPRRFGGVWCRGRSDDSNGNGLPQLGPDALTIRVPVLRQILSRRRQVKAVLMDQRMISGLGNIYCDEALHKAAIHPLTPADSLSPKQINRLACSIRSTLQAAIKAGGSSLRDYRNANGEPGWFQVSHRVYGREGEACRACGAKIIRSQIAGRSTHFCPACQKEPVTR is encoded by the coding sequence ATGCCCGAATTGCCGGAAGTTCAAACCGTGGTGACACAGCTTGCCGGACGGCTGCCCGGTGCGACGATTGCCCGCGTGCTGCTGGGCCGCAGGGACATCGTCCACTCGGGCCATCGCATCCTGACGCGCGAGGCGGTCGGCGGGAAGATTGAGTCCGTCAGCCGGATCGGCAAACGGATCGTGATCCAACTCTTCGGCGGCGCGGAAATCGTCGTGCACCTCGGCATGACCGGCAGGTTGACCGTGGAACCGATCGACGATGTTCTCGCACCTCATACTCATCTGCGTGTGCGCTTCATCGGACGCATGGACGAGCTGCGATTTCGCGATCCCCGGCGATTCGGCGGCGTCTGGTGCCGCGGGCGCAGTGACGACTCGAACGGCAACGGACTTCCGCAACTCGGGCCGGACGCACTGACGATTCGCGTGCCTGTCCTCCGGCAAATCCTGTCGCGGCGACGGCAGGTCAAGGCCGTTCTCATGGACCAGCGCATGATCAGCGGGCTGGGCAACATCTACTGCGACGAGGCCCTGCACAAGGCGGCGATCCATCCGCTGACGCCGGCCGATTCACTTTCGCCGAAGCAGATCAATCGCCTGGCGTGCAGCATCCGCTCGACGCTACAGGCGGCGATCAAGGCGGGCGGCTCGTCTTTGCGCGATTATCGCAATGCAAATGGCGAGCCGGGCTGGTTTCAGGTCAGCCATCGAGTGTACGGTCGTGAAGGAGAAGCCTGCCGAGCATGCGGCGCGAAAATCATCCGGAGCCAGATCGCCGGCCGCTCGACGCATTTTTGTCCGGCGTGTCAGAAGGAACCGGTGACGCGATGA